In Brachybacterium fresconis, the genomic stretch TCGAGCTGTTCGAGCCAGGGCCCGGCCCCCTCGGCGAGCTGGGGTGCATCGCGCGGAGCCGGGACCTCCGCGATGCGGCCCGCGACACGTCCCGCGATCGATACAGCCTCGAGGGAGCGCATCCGCTTGCTCACCTCGGCGAGCGTCGGGCCGTCCATGAACTCCAGGAGCAGCGCGCTGCGCTCGAGATCGGCGTCGTGGACCTCGACGGTGCCGTGCCCATGGAGCGCGGACAGCGCGCGGTGCTCAGCGTGGACGTCGGCGATCGGGGAGAGCAGCTTCAGGGCAGCCGGGCGGGTCCCCCGCACGGTCACGGGCAGGACGATGCCGGTGCCGCCGAAGGACGGCGGTCCTGCCTGCTCGAGCTCCCAGCGACGGGCGACGTCGTCGCAGACGCCCGAGATGGAGTCCAGCCAGGCGCGGCACGCCTCGTCGTCCTGGCCCAGGACCCGATGGCGGAAGGCTTCGTCCACGGTGGGGAGCCAGCGCATTGTCATCACGAGGCGCCTCGGACCTCTCAGACGGAGATCGTTCGTCCTGTGCCCACCCCGTCGACCGCACGGACGAAGGCGCGGGCCACCTCGGCGTCGGAGACGGGGCGGTGGCCGGGGAACGTCGCGTGGTGGTGCGGGGAGTTCTCGAGCACGTCGGGGGAGACGACGTTCAGGCGGATGCCGCGCGGTGCCTCGGTCGCCGCCGTGGTCACGAAGGACTCGATCGCCCCGTTCGCCGCTGCGGCGGCCGAGGCGGTCGCGATCGGCTCCCGGGAGAGCACGCCGGAGGTCAGCGTGACCGAGCCACCGTCCCTCAGGTGCTCGAAGGCGTGACGGACCACGTCGAGCTGCCCGAGGGTCTTCACGGCGAAGGCGTCGGCGTAGTCCTCACGGGTGAGCTCGGTGACCGGCTTGAAGGGCACCTCGCCGGCGGCGACGACCACGGCGTCCAGCGCGTCGAGCGACGCGAACAGTGCTGCGATCGAGGCGGTGTCGGCGAGATCCACCGACGGGTCGCTCGAGCGGGAGGCTCGGACGACCTCATGCCCCTGCTCCTCGAGCGCTGACGCTGCGACGCGGCCGATGTTCCCGGTCGCTCCGATGACGAGCACCTTCATGACGAGCTCCTTCCGGCGGTCTGAGCGCACGGGTGGCGGCGCGCGTTCGCGAACGTACCACCGGGACGTCGTGCGCCACCGTGCTGGTCCCGGATCGACACGGCAGAGCACGCCCCGCACTCGCCGCGTTCGATCTCCGTGGCACCCGGGACCGGTGACGCCACCCAGGATTCGTCTGCCGCCCTCTCCCCTCGAGGGCTTCGGCAGTGCTGCGATCCTCTTGCGGTGGACCGACCGCACGTGGTCGCTGGTCTCGTCGATCCCGCGAACAGCTGGTCCGGGAGGCCTCGCGCGATGCCTTGTCGCGCTCAGTGCATCGAGTGAGAGCGTCACTTTCTACAGTGAGGGCATCAGTTTCGACAGGGAGAGCCATGCGCCCGGCGGCGAATCCGTCAGGCAGCGGGCCAGGGTCGATTTTCCGGAGCCGGCGTATCCGGAGATGCCGACGACGAGGGGATGTCGCGACGCGGCGCGGCGGGGGAGGCGAGGTGCTCGAGAACGCTCTCACGGTCCATTCGGCGAGTGCGGCGCCCATAGCCGGGTCGCCTTCTTGCGCGGACGTATCAGCCCGTCGTGCCGATGAGCCGTTCGAAGATGACGCGCGACGCCGCGAATCCCTGGGCTTCGAAGAAGCGGTGAGCCTCCTCGTTGAGCGACCATGAGTCCAGGCGGATGGTGTCTGCGGATGCCTGCTGTGCCCTGTCGAGGATTTCCGCCATGAGGAGCGCGCCGACGTGCTGACGGCGGGCATCCTGATCCACGGCGATGTGGTGCACGTACAGGGACGTGTGGGGGCACAGGAAGGGCGATTCCGGTCGCGACGCCGCGTCCGCCAGAAGGTACCCGAGGGCCCTCCCGTCATCGGCCTCCGCGATGAGGACGGTGACGCCGGCTGCGAGGCGGTCGATGAGGAAATCGCGCAGCGCTCCCTCGTGGGCCGGGCGGAAGAGATCCGGGCGTCCCTCGGCATGGAGCGTCTGCACCTGTATCGCGAGGTTGGTCAGTGCGTCGGCATCATCGCTCGTGGCATCGCGGACGCGGCACTTGGGGTTCGGCATGGGCAGAGCGTAGCGACGGCTCAGCGCGGGGAACGAGTCCCGTCAGGGCCGGCGGGGCTCTTCCCAGATGAGGGTGTAGGTCGGCCGGGCGCGTCGGTCCGCAGATAGACGTCGAGGTCTCCCGACGATGGAGGTTCCTACGCCATCCATCCGAAAGACCTCGACGTGACCGACGCTACCCCGCCGGCCGGCCTCGGCCGCCCTGACCTGACCGCCTTCGCGTCTCATCCCAATCGACCCTGATCGGGTCTGCTGACCCCCTCGACGAGAACGCAGCGACATCACAGCCACCCAACCCCGACCGGCCGGGAAGCCGGGGCACGTCACATGGCCTGTGCTGCTGGCGTGTCGAGTGGGTCGTCCAGGGGCGACGCAGGAGCGTCGACGCGACGTGCTGAGAGGTGGTTCCAACCGGGCGCTAGGACACCGGCTACAGGCATGGCGATAGGTCAGGAACGGCGTCGCTCCCTGCGCAGGAGGGAGCGCAGAGTCTCGGCGTTCGCGTAGCCGACCCGTAGCGCGATCTCGGCGGAGGTGAGGTCCGTGGTTGCTGAGAGGTGCCGAGCTCGTTCGATGCGAAGCCGTTGGACGAAGCCGAGCGGAGTGAGGTTGAGCGCCGCACGGACTCGTCGTTCGAGGGTGCGCCGGCTGGTGCCGAGCGACTGCGCGACGAAGGCGACGTTGAACGGTTCGTCCAGGCGGGCGCGCACGAAGCGTTCGAACTCGACGACGATCGGGTCCTCGTGCCGGAGATGTTCGTAGGCGACGAAGGCCGCCTGCGACGGACGCTCGTCGATGATGAGGAGCTTGGCGACATGTTGGGCCAGGTCGGGGCTGATCGATCGCACGAGTGAGAGCGCGAGGTCGATGTGGGCGAACGCGGCGCCGGCGGTGACGAGGTTCCCGTCGACCACGACCATGGTGTCGAGATCGAGGGCGACGGTCGGATAGCGCTTCAGGAACTCCGGCCCCAGGAACCAGCTGGTCGTCGCCCGCCGATGATGCATCCGTCCGGTCTCGGCGACGGCGAACACGCCGGTGCACGCCGCGGCGATACGGGTGGTCGCGTCGTCGAGGCGCCCGAGCGAGGCGATGACCGAACGAGCATCTCGGCTCTGGAGGGCGTCGTTGGTAGCGGCGGCCGTGAGGGTTCCAAGCGCAGGGACGACGACCACGTCGAACTCTCCGGACTCCGACAGCGGGTGGTCAACCGACAGGGTCATCGATGCCGTCGTGGTCACTCGCCGTTTCGGTCCGAGGATGGCGAGTTCGATCGGGTCGATCCGCGGGTCGATATCGCCGCGGGCTCCGTCGGCCACCCGCACGATGTCGATGACCGACGCGATAGCCGAACCGAAGCAGCCGTCGATCGCGATCAGTCCGATACGCATGACGTAAACAATAGCAATACTGCCGTATACGCCACTCCCCACCGGCCCTCGCTCGTCATACGCTGAACTCGTCCCACGAAGAACCCCGACGTCAAGGAGAGTCCCTCATGTCCACACCCGCATCACTTCCGTATGCCTTCGTCGCCAAGATCGTCGCGGCCGATGGACAGCACGACGCGGTCGCCGATCTGCTCGCCGGCGCTGTCGCACTCGCCAACGAAGAAGTAGGAACGATTGTCTGGTTCGCGGTCAGGACCCACGCCGACACCTTCTGGATCTTCGATGCATTCCCCGACGAAGCCGCTCGCGACGCCCACGCCAACGGCGCCATCGTCGCAGCCCTGATGGCCAACCGGCACCTCCTCGGCGCAGCACCCGAGATCCTGGCGGCCGACGTCCTCGCGTCCAAGCTCCCGTAGTCCGCCAACGCACGAGACGATCGCGCCCCGCCGAGCCGTCGGACCCGACCGCCTCGACACCCGCACCACGTTGACGATCCCCGACGGGCCGATCACGAGGGGGGCCAGGCAACACCAGGCGCAAGCCTGGAGCGGCACTGGTTCACCGGTGGTCATCGAGAGAGCCAGCGCGGTTCCATGGCAGCGCAACTGTGTCAACTTGCCCTCCGTCC encodes the following:
- a CDS encoding aminoglycoside phosphotransferase family protein; its protein translation is MTMRWLPTVDEAFRHRVLGQDDEACRAWLDSISGVCDDVARRWELEQAGPPSFGGTGIVLPVTVRGTRPAALKLLSPIADVHAEHRALSALHGHGTVEVHDADLERSALLLEFMDGPTLAEVSKRMRSLEAVSIAGRVAGRIAEVPAPRDAPQLAEGAGPWLEQLEEQHEAAHRLGIAVDGRTFAAAVGAVERLGRTRSGTLTHGDLSFENIMRPGDGTWIAIDPLFVAGPVEHEAHTVLRSLLPKIVGAPDPGAAMTEVVRAFCTAADADPALALDISYARFVASFYWESQHQGDPENIERLREATRYAGTLHRRHPPSD
- a CDS encoding short chain dehydrogenase, with the protein product MKVLVIGATGNIGRVAASALEEQGHEVVRASRSSDPSVDLADTASIAALFASLDALDAVVVAAGEVPFKPVTELTREDYADAFAVKTLGQLDVVRHAFEHLRDGGSVTLTSGVLSREPIATASAAAAANGAIESFVTTAATEAPRGIRLNVVSPDVLENSPHHHATFPGHRPVSDAEVARAFVRAVDGVGTGRTISV
- a CDS encoding GNAT family N-acetyltransferase; the encoded protein is MPNPKCRVRDATSDDADALTNLAIQVQTLHAEGRPDLFRPAHEGALRDFLIDRLAAGVTVLIAEADDGRALGYLLADAASRPESPFLCPHTSLYVHHIAVDQDARRQHVGALLMAEILDRAQQASADTIRLDSWSLNEEAHRFFEAQGFAASRVIFERLIGTTG
- a CDS encoding GlxA family transcriptional regulator, with protein sequence MRIGLIAIDGCFGSAIASVIDIVRVADGARGDIDPRIDPIELAILGPKRRVTTTASMTLSVDHPLSESGEFDVVVVPALGTLTAAATNDALQSRDARSVIASLGRLDDATTRIAAACTGVFAVAETGRMHHRRATTSWFLGPEFLKRYPTVALDLDTMVVVDGNLVTAGAAFAHIDLALSLVRSISPDLAQHVAKLLIIDERPSQAAFVAYEHLRHEDPIVVEFERFVRARLDEPFNVAFVAQSLGTSRRTLERRVRAALNLTPLGFVQRLRIERARHLSATTDLTSAEIALRVGYANAETLRSLLRRERRRS
- a CDS encoding putative quinol monooxygenase, whose translation is MSTPASLPYAFVAKIVAADGQHDAVADLLAGAVALANEEVGTIVWFAVRTHADTFWIFDAFPDEAARDAHANGAIVAALMANRHLLGAAPEILAADVLASKLP